The following nucleotide sequence is from Apium graveolens cultivar Ventura chromosome 4, ASM990537v1, whole genome shotgun sequence.
attgtatattatgattgcaagtcatcctgacttcaattatgcattttttatcattttaaattgagtaagttaattgtaagttagtagtgaactcagtaataatatagccagtacatatagtttatttaaataaaattcaaaatttttggttaactctgtattcaacataaatgttattttttaactttttatttgtaaacatactaacggcattctacagattaagtataatcgtttcgttttaaacgtacaatgactaccctatttatattcattcattaatgtaaattatacaacacatacaataatatatatatatattttgcttaatggtTTATATTTGAAACATTCTGTAATTTGTTATTgtcttttatgaaaataatacacattgataaacaatcaacttgtatttgatatacgttagaCATTGTACAACATTTACATATAAAAACCAATTAAGAACATTATAATTCTAGAAAATGACGCGTgtctcgcacgggttattatgcaatattaaataataaaataacacatacCTCATGATGTGTATGGAGGGATTGTGTACGCTgtatgtaattataatgatgtttgaagtaaatttGAAATTATATTTAAAGTCATGATTGGAAATAAAATAGTGATTCAGGTTAAAAAGGTGAAATATTGCAGATGAAGgtattataaaataaatttataattggAGATGGCCTAAATAAAGGAAACTGTATTCGGTTATGATATGGGCCTTAAAATTGGACACACCATGATACGAACAACATTGTCTTAAAACCCTTAAATTTTACATAAAACATAATTCATCAACATCTTTCAAATAACAGATAATTCATATTACAtgagaaaagtttttaaagacaaAATAAAGCATGCCAACATATAAATTCATTAAACAACTGCCATGGGTTGTTTAGGCCTAAACTCGAAACCTTGTACGATAAGGCCAGCCTTGAGTACATTTGTATCAGTTGACATAAATCGCGTCTCCATCTCATCATCATCATCTCTTGCACCAGTCTCAAACTCTGCTATCTTAATCTCCATCCATTCGTCCTTCCTCCACCGACTAAACTCTCCATTTCGTTGCTCAATGTTGTGTGCAGATGTTCTTGGATCAGGATAAACTATGCTAGCTTCATCATCAGGCACCTCCTCTCTTTCATTAACAAATCTAATGGATGTCTTTGCCGAATCAAGTCCGCAGGCATCCTCATATATTTTAAAGACAAGATATGTTTCTTAAGTGGTGTGAGGAGATAACATTCCAATTTTCATTTTGCCACGAATATCAACACACCGCCCCTTGTCAAGTACAGCAACCTCCTCTGAAAATCTGTTCACATGATAATACATTGAGGCATGAATGCCTGATACATGCGATGAGAGGACGACTTTAATCATATTCATCATGCGTTCGGAATACGTGTAAACTAGTCAAACTGTTTGTGAGTTACTCGAACTCGGCTCGTAAAAAATTCCAATTCGGCTGGGAATTAATCGAGCCGAGCTCGAGTTCGAGCTCGAGTTTTTCAAATTTGTAACCGAGTCGAGTTTGAACTTCTGATTACTCGGCTCGTAAGGTTCGAGCCTTATTGAGTCTCTTttattttcagttatttttattataaaaatattttgatattttttatatattatttatttattattcaatcGAACTTGAGCCAAACCATCCTATTTCgaatttttgttaatatttagtgAAATAAATTCGAGTTTTCAAAACGAACTCGAGCCTACTGAACTTTTTACTTGAAATTAAAAGCTCGGTCGAGTTCAAAGCTCGAACCCGAACTATTTTTATTGAGGTCAAGCCGAGCCACGGTCTAGGACTCGGCTCAACTGGATTACACCCCTAGTTTGGAGTTGTTGCACACAAAACTACAGTTTGTTGCGCAAAATTAGCTCAAATcctattttattaaaattttaaaatctgcTCATTTAAAAAGTGTTTTTACCAAAAAGAACGAGGAAGTATGCTTTTGAAAAAATACGACCTTGTAGTTCTAATTCTACTATTAAATCacatttaaaatattattttttcataaaatatgtgtatatcaataatattataaaatattaaatatcaaaatatgtgcatatcgaaaatattattaaagatttATTTTGTGAACAAACACTTTCTCTATCAATACTACAATTTTTAACAGTAATTGCCTAAAGTAATTTACATCTTTTACAAGATAATGTCATAGTGACCTGCATTTCATAAAATTGACTTGCATTCACGAATGGCGACCGAGAATAGTTAAAATTGTTTAGATTTATCTTTAAATTGTAATTAGCTGGTTGGGTGTGACCGGTGAGGTGAAGCAGATCAGGCTACATGTAATATAGACTTCTTATTTGCATTCATATAGGAAATAAATATGCATAATGCTGTATTTAATTATCTTTATTAGCACTACTGTTTTACTATTTTCTGTTATTTTTTTGACCAAAAAAGCCAATACCTAAAGAGATTGCAAATTTTAACAAAAAGGTTTCGTCTTAGCTCAAAATTTTGTTattaaaatgttattattaataGATAAAAATgtgaatattttgaaaaataCCCTTCATAATATTGTTTTGCtactttattttcaaaaaaaGCATTCCATTTTATACTTTAAATAACATCTTTTATCAAAATAGTAAgcaaaatttataatatatacataattttttaaaaaaattggtaTTGTGGGTTAGGACTATAAACAACCCATTAATTTGTCTTGTCACCCTCATCCCTAAATGCTTCTTTTCAATTGAGGTATGCATAAAATATAATACTACATTGTACAACTCAACACACAAGCTAACAGTTCCCAACCGGATTAGTATTTAGCAAAATGTACCTTTGCATGTATGTAAATAATGCAACAATAATTATTCACATACCTTGAGTTACTATCATATAACCATTGCCACCACCAAGGAACAATGGCAAGCTGCCTAGGAGCTACCATTAAACCTTTTTTTCCGCTTCCTTTATCCA
It contains:
- the LOC141720146 gene encoding putative F-box protein PP2-B12, with protein sequence MVAPRQLAIVPWWWQWLYDSNSRFSEEVAVLDKGRCVDIRGKMKIGIFVNEREEVPDDEASIVYPDPRTSAHNIEQRNGEFSRWRKDEWMEIKIAEFETGARDDDDEMETRFMSTDTNVLKAGLIVQGFEFRPKQPMAVV